The segment TACAAAACGCTAGAGAAGTGTGCAGTACCGAAGGAGCAAATTCGGGTGATTGTGCTGCTGCTTGGGATGCGGTAGAAGAATTGCAAGCGGAAGCGTCTCATCAACGTCAAAACCAGCCTGCTAAGACTGATTTTCAAAAATATTGTGATGATAATCCCGATGCAGTGGAATGCCGGATGTATGAAGATTAGGCGCAAAATAGGCTTGTGAGGAGGCTTGTTGCTTCTCTTCCTATGCTAACCTCAGGCAGCAGT is part of the Rippkaea orientalis PCC 8801 genome and harbors:
- a CDS encoding Calvin cycle protein CP12 gives rise to the protein MSNIEETIEKELQNAREVCSTEGANSGDCAAAWDAVEELQAEASHQRQNQPAKTDFQKYCDDNPDAVECRMYED